CAACGCGCTGTCTTCGATTTCGTCCACCGCTTCGGCCAGGAATGCAAGTGTCAGCATATTGGTCGCGTCCTTGGTCGGAACCCCGCGCGAGCGCAGATAGAACAGTGCGGTTTCGTCAATCGCGCCCGAAGTCGAGCCATGCGAACACGCCACATCGTCGGCGTAAATCTCAAGCTCGGGCTTGGCAAGGAACTGGCTGTCGTCATCCAGAAGCAGCGATTGGCTGATCTGGTAGCCGTCAGTTTTCTGGGCCCCTTCCTTTACAAGGATTTTTCCTTGAAACACACCAGTTGCTCCGTTGCGCAGAACCTTCTTGAACACCTGACGGCTTTCGCAATTCACTGCGTCATGGGTGATGAAGACCGTGTCGTCGTGATGAAAATCGCCATCTCCAACGCAGGCACCGGCCACATGGGCCACAGCGTCATCACCTGTCAGTTCAACGACTTGTTCGTTGCGGGTCAGGACGCCGTTTACGGTCAGCGTGAATGACTTATAGACCGATTCCGTTCCAAGACGGGTGAACATATGGGTCGCGGCGCGACGTTCATGGTCCCTGCCCTGCGCACGGACGTGGTGCAACGTACCGTTGTCCGCAATGTCGATCTCCATGCACTTGTTAAAGCGCGAAGCTGCTGGACCGGTTTCCAGAATGGTGGCCTCGGCCCCGCTTTCCACACGAACCACGTGATGCAGGATCGCGTCTGACGTCGGCGACGCATGGCGATAGATCAGGTTGATCGGTTTAGACGGTTTGCCTGTCACATGGATGGCAACACCATCCGACGCAAAAGCTGTGTTCAAAGCAGCCAACGGACGCTGAACCGGAGATTGGCCGCGGGCTTCCAAAACGCCATACAGATCTTTGGCCCAATGGATGTCTTTGCAGCAAATGTCTTCGAGGCGATCGATGCTTACGCCTTCCATCGACAGATCGTCCGACTCTTCGGCACTGAACACACCATCCACGAAGACGATGTTGAGCCGATCAAATTCACTGAACACCAGAGGCTCATCATCGGCAAACACTGCAGCGGGGATCGCGTCGGGCGCGACAAGTGTGTCGGGCTGAGTGTATTTCCAGTATTCATCGCGCCGCCCCGGAAGACCGATTTCCAGAACACGTGCCAAAGCGTCTTCACGCGCGGCACGGGTGCAGCCAGCGTCGGGCATCGTCAGCGCAGACAGCCGCGCCTCGGTTGCGGATTGTTTGACTTCGGGCAAGGCCATCAGTTCACCTCGGCAAGAATGTCGGCATAACCGTTGTTTTCAACCTCAAGCGCCAGATCCGGGCCACCGGTTTTGACGATGCGGCCATCGGCCATGATGTGCACGACATCCGGTTTGATGTGATCCAGCAAGCGCTGGTAGTGCGTGATCACCAGGAAACCACGGCCTTCATCGCGCAAGGCGTTCACACCTTCGGCCACCAGTTTCATCGCATCCACGTCAAGGCCCGAGTCGGTCTCGTCCATGATGCACATCTTGGGTTCCAGCATAGCCATCTGCAGGATCTCGTTGCGCTTTTTCTCACCGCCCGAGAAGCCCACATTGACCGGGCGCTTCAGCATATCAGCGTCGATCTTCAGGGTTTTCGCCTTTGCGCGTACTTCTTTCAGGAAGTCGGCTGCCGACAGTTCTTCTTCTCCGCGTGCCTTGCGTTGCGCATTCACAGCGGTCCGCAGGAAAGTCATGTTGCCAACGCCGGGGATCTCAACGGGATACTGGAACGCCAGGAATACACCTGCTGCGGCACGCTCTTCCGGTTCCATTTCCAACAGGTCTTCGCCGTCCAGGGTGGCCGAACCTTCGGTGACTTCATATCCATCACGACCAGACAAAACATAGCTGAGCGTCGATTTTCCCGACCCGTTAGGACCCATAATCGCATGTACCTTGCCGGCTTCAACCGTCAGGTCCACACCTTTGAGAATTTGCTTGTCTTCTTCTTCAAGCTGAACGTGCAGGTTCTTGATTTCCAGCATTTTTTCCTCGGCTCTTATCTCTATTCGCGCGTCATCTTGCGCGGGTGTCAATTCGATTTGAACGTTTCGGCTTTTTCGGCCGGAACGATCAGGAAGTTTTCATTGTCGCGGTCTTGCCCAAAGCTCCGAAGAGTTTCGTAGTTTTGCTCTGACATCCATTTCTGAAAGAACGCGCGGTTTTTGTGATCGACCTCGACAAATATGATGGGGCGCGTTGCGGCCACCGTGCGGGACAACCCGGCCAACACGTCCAGTTCCATACCCTCAACGTCGATCTTGATCAGATCCGGTGACATACCTTCCAACAGCGTATCCCCGGCCTCTACCCGCAGATTTCCAGATCCCGGTGTCAATTGCGTGCCGCCTAGATTGCCCGCCTCTGGCTTGAGATCAAAGCCAGAAGCAGCCTCGCGCCCTGCTCCTACACCCAGTCTCGAGCTGTCAACAACGTCTTCCAGGCTGTTAAGCTTGATGTTGCGTTTCAAGATGGCGATAGCGTCTGGGTTAACTTCGATTACGCGGACGATCTTGGTTGCGCAAACGCGCCCCCAATACACCGCATGGTTACCGATATTTGCTCCAATATCAGCGATTTGCGCGTTTTTCGGCAGGTAACGCGATATGTCTTGGAGCAGGCCCAGCTCGTACACGTCACCCCAAAAATGGCGTCCTTGGATCACGTCACGTGGATTGGACACTTCAAACAGCAGAAATTGACCGCCGGCATCGCAATACCGCACGAAAGGGCCACATAGGCTGACAAATACTTTGGCAACCGTGCGGTCAACAAACCGTTTGATCTTGGAACGCGGGCGCATAGTTAGCCGACGCTCCCCTCAAGCGAGATTGCCACCAGTTGTTGCGCTTCCATGGCAAATTCCATCGGCAGCGCTTGCAGTACGTCCTTGCAGAACCCGTTCACAACCAGCGCCACGGCCTCTTCCTCGTCCATGCCGCGCTGACGGCAGTAGAACAGTTGATCGTCATCCACTTTAGATGTCGTCGCCTCGTGCTCAACACGGGACGAATTGTTCTTGACCTCGATATACGGAACCGTATGTGCCCCGCATTTGTCTCCGATCAACAGAGAGTCACACTGCGTATAGTTCCGGCTGTCTTTGGCTTTCGGATGCATCGAAACCAGACCACGATAAGTGTTCTGCGCCTTACCTGCGCTGATGCCTTTGGACACGATGCGGGATTTGGTGTTTTTGCCCAGATGAACCATCTTGGTGCCGGTATCGGCCTGCTGATAGTTGTTGGCAATCGCAATCGAGTAGAACTCGCCCTGACTTTCGTTGCCGCGCAGGATGCAGGACGGGTACTTCCAGGTTACGGCCGAGCCGGTTTCTACCTGCGTCCACATCACTTTGGACCGATCACCTCGGCAATCGGCGCGTTTGGTCACAAAGTTATAGATGCCGCCCTTGCCGTTCTCATCCCCAGGGAACCAGTTCTGAACGGTCGAATACTTCACCTCGGCGTCTTCTTCGACGATGATCTCGACAACAGCCGCGTGCAGCTGGGCCGTATCACGCTGAGGTGCGGTGCAGCCTTCCAGATAAGAGACGTACGAGCCCTTGTCGGCGATGATCAGCGTGCGTTCGAACTGGCCGGTGTTTTCGGCGTTGATGCGGAAATAGGTGCTCAGCTCCATTGGGCAACGAACACCCGGCGGGATGTACACAAACGACCCGTCCGAGAAGACGGCTGAGTTCAGCGTCGCATAGAAGTTGTCCGAAACAGGAACAACAGTGCCAAGGTATTTCTTGACCAGTTCAGGGTGTTCTTTGATCGCTTCTGAAATCGAACAGAAGATCACGCCAGCCTTTTTCAACTCGGCTTGAAAGGTTGTACCCACGGAAACCGAGTCGAACACAGCGTCCACAGCAACTTTACGGCCTTCGGCTGGTGCATCTTCAGCGCCCTCTACTCCAGCCAGAATCATCTGTTCTTTCAGTGGGATACCCAGCTTCTCGTAGGTAGCAAGCAGCTTGGGATCGACCTCATCCAGCGACTTTGGCTTTTCTTCCATCGATTTCGGACGCGCATAGTAATACTGGTCCTGGAAATCGATTTCAGGGTAGTTGACCATCGCCCATTTGGGCTCTTCCATCTTGGTCCAGCGTTCAAATGCGGCCAGACGCCATTCGGTCATCCATTCCGGCTCATCATTCTTATCCGAGATCAGACGGACGATATCCGGGTTCACGCCTTTTGGCGCGTACTCCATCTCAATGTCCGTGTCCCAGCCGTACTTATAGGTGCCGACCTCGCGTACCGCATCCACGGTTTCCTGATCGACACCCTCTTTCACCTGGGTCTGGTCCAAAGCGGCCATAACTTACCCTCCGTCAGATCACGCAGCCCGCGCGCGATGCTTTTTCTCTTTCTCAAGCCACGTTTCGGCGAAACGCAGCACATCTTCTTTCGTTGTCCGAGGGCCCAGCGAAACGCGAATTGCGCTGCTGGCTGTCACCTCGTCGTATCCCATTGCGGTGAGCACCGCGCTGGCACGAACCTTGCCGCTGGAACAGGCAGAGCCCGCACTGACCGCAAAACCCGACAGATCCATCTGCATGACCTGGGTCTCACCTTTCCAACCGGGGGCGGCAAAACACAGGGTGTTGGGCAGGCGTTGCCGCCCTTTCCCGACAAAAATAGGTGATTTTACAGCAGCCTCAAGAGCGTTTTCTAGAATATTTCTAAATTCTTCAACCTGCTCCCAAACACCACTGGCCAGGTCCCGTGCTGCCGCCTCAGCTGCGGCACCGAAACCCACGATTCCAATGACATTTTCCGTTCCAGATCGACGACCCATTTCCTGACCACCGCCCTTGATCTGAGCTGGCAGATCAGTTCCGCGTTTCATAACAACCGCGCCAACACCCTTGGGGCCGCCCAGTTTATGCGCCGACACCAGGGCCATCTGGGCATACATCCAGTTGAACGCAATCGGAAGCTTCCCAAAGGCCTGTGTGGCATCTGTCACGGCCAATCCGGGCGGCAAGGACTGAACGATTCCGGTCTCGGAATTTGCCAGTTGAAGGGTCGAGGCTTCGGGTTCTGTTACCAATACCTCGCCAGCTTCAGAAACGCAGAGGTCTTCTTTGATCCAAGCCCTTACGGCATCATGTTCGACTGCGGCACCATGCAGGTGACGCCCAGCCAAAGTAAGAGATGCGCCTTCGGTGGAGCCAGAGGTGAAAACGATGTCCGCGCCATCCGCACCAAAGGCGGCTGCAACCTGTGCCCGTGCTCGTTCGACAAGTGCCTTTGCGGCACGGCCCTCGGCATGGACAGAAGACGGATTTCCGCAGACTTCCATCGCGGCAATCATCGCCTCTCGTGCCTCAGGGCGCAGAGGTGTGGTTGCGTTATGATCCAGATAAACACGATTCATGGATGCATCTTTTTGCCAACAAATTTCATATGCCTGTG
The genomic region above belongs to Ruegeria sp. HKCCD4315 and contains:
- the sufD gene encoding Fe-S cluster assembly protein SufD, producing MALPEVKQSATEARLSALTMPDAGCTRAAREDALARVLEIGLPGRRDEYWKYTQPDTLVAPDAIPAAVFADDEPLVFSEFDRLNIVFVDGVFSAEESDDLSMEGVSIDRLEDICCKDIHWAKDLYGVLEARGQSPVQRPLAALNTAFASDGVAIHVTGKPSKPINLIYRHASPTSDAILHHVVRVESGAEATILETGPAASRFNKCMEIDIADNGTLHHVRAQGRDHERRAATHMFTRLGTESVYKSFTLTVNGVLTRNEQVVELTGDDAVAHVAGACVGDGDFHHDDTVFITHDAVNCESRQVFKKVLRNGATGVFQGKILVKEGAQKTDGYQISQSLLLDDDSQFLAKPELEIYADDVACSHGSTSGAIDETALFYLRSRGVPTKDATNMLTLAFLAEAVDEIEDSALAEAIVSRLEGWLARRS
- the sufC gene encoding Fe-S cluster assembly ATPase SufC is translated as MLEIKNLHVQLEEEDKQILKGVDLTVEAGKVHAIMGPNGSGKSTLSYVLSGRDGYEVTEGSATLDGEDLLEMEPEERAAAGVFLAFQYPVEIPGVGNMTFLRTAVNAQRKARGEEELSAADFLKEVRAKAKTLKIDADMLKRPVNVGFSGGEKKRNEILQMAMLEPKMCIMDETDSGLDVDAMKLVAEGVNALRDEGRGFLVITHYQRLLDHIKPDVVHIMADGRIVKTGGPDLALEVENNGYADILAEVN
- a CDS encoding FkbM family methyltransferase, coding for MRPRSKIKRFVDRTVAKVFVSLCGPFVRYCDAGGQFLLFEVSNPRDVIQGRHFWGDVYELGLLQDISRYLPKNAQIADIGANIGNHAVYWGRVCATKIVRVIEVNPDAIAILKRNIKLNSLEDVVDSSRLGVGAGREAASGFDLKPEAGNLGGTQLTPGSGNLRVEAGDTLLEGMSPDLIKIDVEGMELDVLAGLSRTVAATRPIIFVEVDHKNRAFFQKWMSEQNYETLRSFGQDRDNENFLIVPAEKAETFKSN
- the sufB gene encoding Fe-S cluster assembly protein SufB — translated: MAALDQTQVKEGVDQETVDAVREVGTYKYGWDTDIEMEYAPKGVNPDIVRLISDKNDEPEWMTEWRLAAFERWTKMEEPKWAMVNYPEIDFQDQYYYARPKSMEEKPKSLDEVDPKLLATYEKLGIPLKEQMILAGVEGAEDAPAEGRKVAVDAVFDSVSVGTTFQAELKKAGVIFCSISEAIKEHPELVKKYLGTVVPVSDNFYATLNSAVFSDGSFVYIPPGVRCPMELSTYFRINAENTGQFERTLIIADKGSYVSYLEGCTAPQRDTAQLHAAVVEIIVEEDAEVKYSTVQNWFPGDENGKGGIYNFVTKRADCRGDRSKVMWTQVETGSAVTWKYPSCILRGNESQGEFYSIAIANNYQQADTGTKMVHLGKNTKSRIVSKGISAGKAQNTYRGLVSMHPKAKDSRNYTQCDSLLIGDKCGAHTVPYIEVKNNSSRVEHEATTSKVDDDQLFYCRQRGMDEEEAVALVVNGFCKDVLQALPMEFAMEAQQLVAISLEGSVG
- a CDS encoding cysteine desulfurase family protein, which encodes MNRVYLDHNATTPLRPEAREAMIAAMEVCGNPSSVHAEGRAAKALVERARAQVAAAFGADGADIVFTSGSTEGASLTLAGRHLHGAAVEHDAVRAWIKEDLCVSEAGEVLVTEPEASTLQLANSETGIVQSLPPGLAVTDATQAFGKLPIAFNWMYAQMALVSAHKLGGPKGVGAVVMKRGTDLPAQIKGGGQEMGRRSGTENVIGIVGFGAAAEAAARDLASGVWEQVEEFRNILENALEAAVKSPIFVGKGRQRLPNTLCFAAPGWKGETQVMQMDLSGFAVSAGSACSSGKVRASAVLTAMGYDEVTASSAIRVSLGPRTTKEDVLRFAETWLEKEKKHRARAA